One genomic region from Anabaena sp. PCC 7108 encodes:
- the nifJ gene encoding pyruvate:ferredoxin (flavodoxin) oxidoreductase, with protein MNKYYATIDGNEAVARVAYKLNEVIAIYPITPSSAMGEWADAWMSENKPNLWGTVPSVTQMQSEGGAIAAVHGALQTGALSTTFTASQGLLLMIPNLYKIAGELTSFVLHVSARSLATHALSIFGDHSDVMAARATGFAFLCSASVQESHDFALISHAATLETRVPFMHFFDGFRTSHEVQKVELLSDEDLQALIAFELISAHRQRCLTPDKPVLRGTAQNPDVYFQSREGANPYYHHCADIVQKIMDKFGERTGRYYKLYEYHGAPDAERVIVIMGSGCETVHETVDYLNNQGEKVGVVKVRLFRPFDVARFIEALPNSVKSIAVLDRTKEAGSAGEPLYLDVVTAIYEGWKKTTFPKIVGGRYGLSSKEFTPAMVKSIFDNLTQIKPKNHFTIGIKDDVSFTSLNFDPNFSTEPDHVVRAMFYGLGSDGTVGANKNSIKIIGEGTENNAQGYFVYDSKKSGSMTVSHLRFGTGKIRSTYLIDKANFIGCHHWGFVESIDILKAAAPGATLLLNSPYDADTVWENLPPKVQKQIINKNLKVYTINASQVAKNSGMGRRINTIMQVCFFALAGVLPEKEAIAKIKQAIEKTYGKKGAEIVRMNLQAVDNTLENLHEIEIPKKENYQLPITNHQLPIIKPEFVENVLGKIMVWEGDDLPVSALPADGTFPSGTAKWEKRNVAEEIPVWEADVCVQCGKCVMVCPHAAIRAKAYQPGELINAPITFKSINAKDKDFANQKFTIQVAPEDCTGCEICVSVCPAKNKAEPTRKAINMSLQLPLREQERENWNFFLSLPNPDRRTLKLNQIRQQQLQEPLFEFSGACAGCGETPYLKLLTQLFGDRSLIANATGCSSIYGGNLPTTPWSQNADGRGPSWSNSLFEDNAEFGFGYRLSIDKQAEFAGELLSQFSSEIGDNLVNEILQAEQKTEADIWEQRERIVILKHKLDEIAETTKDANLKSKIQNLKSLADYLVKKSVWIVGGDGWAYDIDFGGIDHVLSTGRNVNILVMDTEVYSNTGGQSSKATPKAAVAKYATGGKPAPKKDLGLMAMTYGNVYVASVALGARDEHTLKAFLEAEAFDGPSIIIAYSHCIAHGIDMTTGLQQQKALVDAGRWLLYRYNPALQSQGKNPLQLDMKAPSESVEKSMYQENRFKMLTKSKPEVAKLLLEQAQMEVNARWEMYQYLANR; from the coding sequence ATGAACAAATATTATGCCACAATTGATGGTAATGAAGCCGTTGCGCGTGTAGCTTATAAATTAAATGAAGTAATTGCTATTTATCCTATCACCCCATCTTCAGCAATGGGTGAATGGGCTGATGCTTGGATGTCGGAAAATAAACCAAATCTTTGGGGTACTGTTCCCAGTGTCACCCAAATGCAAAGTGAAGGAGGAGCAATTGCTGCGGTACATGGGGCATTACAAACAGGGGCATTAAGTACAACTTTCACTGCTTCCCAAGGTTTGTTATTAATGATTCCCAATTTATACAAAATTGCGGGAGAATTAACAAGTTTTGTCCTTCATGTTTCTGCCCGATCTTTAGCTACACACGCCTTATCTATTTTCGGTGATCATAGTGATGTTATGGCTGCCAGAGCGACTGGCTTCGCTTTTTTATGTTCAGCTTCTGTCCAAGAAAGTCATGATTTTGCTTTAATCTCTCATGCTGCAACCCTAGAAACAAGAGTACCATTTATGCACTTTTTTGATGGGTTTAGAACATCCCATGAAGTGCAGAAAGTTGAGTTATTATCAGATGAAGATTTACAAGCACTTATTGCTTTTGAATTAATATCTGCACATCGTCAACGCTGTTTAACTCCAGATAAACCAGTATTACGAGGAACAGCCCAAAACCCCGATGTTTATTTTCAATCTCGTGAAGGTGCAAACCCTTATTATCACCATTGTGCTGATATTGTCCAAAAGATTATGGATAAATTTGGGGAACGCACAGGTAGATATTACAAACTCTATGAATATCATGGCGCACCAGATGCAGAAAGAGTAATTGTGATTATGGGTTCTGGTTGTGAAACTGTTCATGAAACCGTAGATTATTTAAATAACCAAGGGGAAAAAGTTGGAGTTGTTAAAGTGCGACTTTTTCGCCCTTTTGATGTAGCTAGATTTATAGAAGCATTACCAAATAGTGTTAAATCTATTGCTGTTCTTGACAGAACTAAAGAAGCGGGAAGCGCCGGAGAACCATTATATTTAGATGTGGTGACAGCTATTTATGAAGGCTGGAAAAAAACCACATTTCCAAAAATAGTGGGTGGTAGATATGGACTTTCTTCTAAAGAATTTACTCCAGCAATGGTGAAGAGTATTTTTGATAATCTCACTCAAATTAAACCAAAAAATCATTTTACTATTGGTATTAAGGATGATGTCAGTTTCACTTCTTTGAATTTTGATCCCAATTTCTCTACAGAACCAGATCATGTAGTTCGCGCTATGTTTTATGGTTTGGGTTCAGATGGTACAGTTGGTGCAAATAAGAACTCTATCAAAATTATCGGTGAAGGTACAGAAAATAACGCCCAAGGTTACTTTGTTTATGATTCCAAAAAATCTGGTTCCATGACAGTTTCTCACCTGCGTTTTGGAACTGGAAAAATTCGTTCAACTTATTTGATAGATAAAGCTAATTTCATCGGTTGTCATCATTGGGGATTTGTGGAAAGTATTGATATTTTAAAAGCTGCTGCACCGGGGGCAACTTTGCTGTTAAATAGTCCTTATGATGCAGATACAGTTTGGGAAAATCTACCACCAAAAGTCCAAAAACAAATCATCAACAAAAATCTGAAAGTTTACACTATTAACGCCAGTCAAGTTGCAAAAAATAGTGGCATGGGCAGAAGAATTAATACTATCATGCAGGTATGTTTCTTTGCTTTAGCAGGAGTTTTACCAGAAAAAGAAGCAATTGCTAAAATCAAACAAGCCATAGAAAAAACCTATGGTAAAAAAGGTGCAGAAATCGTCCGTATGAACCTACAAGCTGTAGATAATACTCTAGAAAATCTGCATGAAATCGAAATTCCCAAAAAGGAGAATTACCAATTACCAATCACCAATCACCAATTACCAATCATCAAACCCGAATTTGTAGAGAATGTTCTTGGGAAAATCATGGTCTGGGAAGGTGATGATTTACCTGTCAGTGCTTTACCTGCTGACGGAACTTTCCCCAGTGGAACTGCGAAATGGGAAAAACGCAACGTTGCGGAAGAAATTCCCGTTTGGGAGGCTGATGTCTGCGTACAATGTGGTAAATGTGTGATGGTATGTCCTCACGCTGCTATTCGTGCGAAAGCTTATCAACCTGGAGAGTTAATCAACGCACCTATCACTTTCAAATCAATTAACGCCAAAGATAAGGATTTTGCTAACCAGAAATTTACGATTCAGGTAGCCCCAGAAGACTGTACAGGCTGCGAAATTTGCGTGAGTGTCTGTCCTGCAAAAAACAAAGCAGAACCCACCCGTAAGGCTATTAATATGAGTCTGCAATTACCTTTGCGGGAACAAGAACGGGAGAATTGGAACTTCTTTTTGAGTTTACCAAATCCAGACCGGAGGACGTTGAAATTAAACCAAATTCGTCAGCAGCAACTTCAAGAACCCTTGTTTGAATTTTCTGGGGCTTGTGCTGGGTGCGGAGAAACGCCCTACCTTAAATTATTAACACAATTATTTGGCGATCGCTCACTCATTGCCAACGCCACAGGTTGTTCTTCCATTTACGGGGGAAATTTACCCACCACACCTTGGAGTCAAAACGCTGACGGAAGAGGTCCGTCCTGGTCTAATAGTTTATTTGAAGATAACGCCGAATTCGGTTTTGGTTATCGTCTATCTATAGACAAACAAGCAGAATTTGCAGGGGAATTATTGTCGCAATTCAGCAGTGAAATTGGCGATAATTTAGTTAATGAAATTCTCCAAGCTGAACAAAAAACCGAAGCTGATATTTGGGAACAACGGGAAAGAATTGTCATTCTCAAACACAAATTAGATGAGATTGCGGAAACTACAAAAGACGCAAATCTAAAATCCAAAATCCAAAATCTAAAATCCTTAGCTGATTATTTAGTCAAGAAAAGTGTGTGGATAGTTGGGGGTGATGGTTGGGCTTATGATATAGACTTTGGTGGAATTGATCATGTCCTTTCTACAGGCCGTAATGTCAACATTTTGGTCATGGATACAGAAGTTTATTCTAACACAGGTGGACAATCTTCTAAAGCCACACCAAAAGCCGCAGTTGCTAAATATGCGACTGGTGGAAAACCAGCACCAAAGAAAGATTTGGGTTTAATGGCCATGACTTATGGTAATGTTTATGTGGCGAGTGTGGCATTAGGTGCGCGAGATGAACATACACTCAAAGCATTTTTAGAAGCGGAAGCTTTTGATGGTCCATCAATTATAATTGCCTACAGTCATTGTATTGCTCATGGTATTGATATGACCACTGGTTTACAACAGCAAAAGGCTTTAGTAGACGCAGGAAGATGGTTATTATATCGCTACAATCCGGCATTACAATCACAGGGAAAAAATCCCTTACAATTGGATATGAAAGCGCCTTCTGAATCGGTGGAAAAGTCAATGTATCAAGAGAACCGATTTAAGATGTTGACGAAAAGTAAACCAGAAGTGGCGAAGTTGTTGCTAGAACAAGCGCAAATGGAAGTTAACGCAAGATGGGAAATGTATCAATATTTGGCGAATAGGTAA
- a CDS encoding putative toxin-antitoxin system toxin component, PIN family: MLENTTVKIIIDTNLWISFLIGKELKELKNLLVQETIQVVISEQILEEITLVTQRPKLQKYFPSHKVHELIQLLQTIGVFINITSEVFICRDAKDNYLLALAKDSDANFLITGDQDLLVIAKFENTEIVTYQELLQKLYN; encoded by the coding sequence ATGCTAGAAAACACAACAGTTAAGATAATTATTGATACTAATCTTTGGATTAGTTTTTTGATTGGTAAGGAATTGAAAGAATTAAAAAATCTTTTAGTTCAAGAAACAATTCAAGTAGTAATTTCTGAGCAAATATTAGAAGAGATTACTTTAGTAACTCAACGTCCTAAGTTACAAAAATATTTCCCGTCTCACAAAGTCCACGAATTAATTCAACTTTTACAGACTATCGGTGTATTTATAAATATAACATCAGAAGTTTTTATATGTCGAGATGCGAAGGATAATTATCTTTTAGCACTAGCAAAAGATAGTGATGCTAATTTTTTAATTACAGGTGATCAAGATTTATTAGTGATTGCAAAATTTGAAAATACTGAAATTGTCACTTATCAAGAACTTTTACAGAAATTATATAATTGA
- the vap15 gene encoding type II toxin-antitoxin system VapB15 family antitoxin: protein MLQNIYQLPLTFDQILTLVKQLSDSEKLLLSKELEKETLNNKLTELLEIFQTDELSLEEITEEVEIVRSQIYARKHNS, encoded by the coding sequence ATGTTACAAAATATCTATCAACTTCCTTTGACATTTGATCAGATTCTTACCTTAGTTAAACAACTTTCTGACTCTGAAAAATTATTACTTAGTAAAGAACTAGAAAAAGAAACCTTGAATAATAAATTAACAGAGTTATTAGAAATATTTCAAACTGATGAATTGTCATTAGAGGAAATTACGGAAGAAGTTGAAATTGTCCGTTCTCAAATTTATGCTAGAAAACACAACAGTTAA
- a CDS encoding UPF0175 family protein, which yields MSLVISEDIVQASGLSEKELVLELIILLFQSKKISIGKASQLAKMPLLQF from the coding sequence ATGAGCTTAGTCATTTCCGAAGATATTGTCCAAGCAAGTGGATTATCAGAAAAAGAATTAGTTTTAGAATTGATTATCCTCTTATTTCAAAGTAAAAAAATTAGTATCGGTAAAGCATCCCAACTCGCTAAAATGCCCTTACTGCAATTTTAA
- a CDS encoding YqaE/Pmp3 family membrane protein: MDLVRILCAVFLPPLGVFLQVGFGLDFWINIVLTLCGYLPGIIHAVWIIAKK, encoded by the coding sequence ATGGATTTAGTACGGATTTTATGCGCGGTTTTTCTGCCACCTTTAGGAGTATTTCTACAAGTTGGTTTTGGTCTAGACTTTTGGATTAATATAGTTTTGACTTTGTGCGGATATCTTCCGGGAATCATTCACGCAGTTTGGATAATTGCGAAGAAATAA
- a CDS encoding translation initiation factor, translated as MASNPKSDKRFVYQEFGNGSSPALERAVERGIQDLPPNQQNVRIQATRAGRKGKTVTVITGFQTKPETLAALLKQLKAQCGTGGTVKDDEIEVQGDHKQKILEILVKLGYKAKISGG; from the coding sequence ATGGCTTCTAATCCCAAATCTGACAAACGCTTTGTCTACCAAGAATTTGGTAACGGTAGTTCACCCGCACTCGAACGCGCTGTAGAACGCGGAATCCAAGATTTACCCCCAAATCAGCAAAATGTGAGAATCCAAGCCACACGTGCTGGACGCAAAGGTAAAACTGTCACAGTCATTACTGGTTTTCAAACTAAACCCGAAACTTTGGCTGCTTTATTAAAACAGTTGAAAGCCCAATGCGGTACAGGTGGAACTGTGAAAGATGACGAAATTGAAGTTCAGGGAGACCATAAACAGAAGATTTTAGAGATTTTGGTCAAACTTGGTTACAAAGCCAAAATTAGCGGTGGTTGA